The Stratiformator vulcanicus genome has a segment encoding these proteins:
- a CDS encoding 6-pyruvoyl trahydropterin synthase family protein, protein MPLSVVRRISFCAGHRLLGHEGKCAGLHGHNYVAEIEVTADGTDDVGRVIDFAEVKSRLKGWIDEYWDHGFLLNRDDEAAIAAVRSVEPTKVFLFPGNPTAEKMAEYLLEEVCPKALAPFNVRVDKVVLWETPDCFAVAAKGQGQGARG, encoded by the coding sequence ATGCCGTTGTCTGTCGTGAGGCGCATTTCGTTCTGCGCCGGGCATCGCCTGCTCGGTCACGAGGGCAAATGCGCCGGGTTGCACGGCCACAATTACGTGGCGGAGATCGAAGTCACGGCTGACGGGACCGACGATGTCGGTCGCGTGATCGACTTCGCCGAGGTCAAGTCACGGCTCAAGGGGTGGATCGACGAATACTGGGATCACGGATTTCTACTCAATCGGGACGATGAAGCCGCGATCGCCGCGGTCCGCAGTGTCGAGCCGACCAAGGTCTTCCTGTTCCCCGGCAATCCCACCGCCGAAAAGATGGCCGAGTACCTGCTCGAGGAAGTCTGCCCGAAGGCGCTCGCCCCGTTCAACGTACGTGTTGACAAGGTCGTCCTGTGGGAAACGCCCGATTGCTTTGCGGTCGCTGCAAAAGGCCAGGGGCAAGGGGCTAGAGGCTAG
- a CDS encoding glutaminyl-peptide cyclotransferase, translating into MNEADRRTTTARLAFPAVMFIAVIAVISAVAVLRPRRSEAAAPVEKARIVASFPHDRGAFCQGLLIEGDTLYESTGQYGQSSLREVELKSGKVKRLKTLNQRYFGEGLASHGDLLYQLTWQAGIGFVYDRKTLRYVRPFRYRGEGWGLTSDGKSLILSDGSPTLRFYNPKTFRISRSLTVRDGTRVVDDLNELEFVEGEILANIWHKNGIARINPENGRVIGWIDCSHLVPKDLRSDEEVLNGIAYDDESERLFVTGKNWPVLYEIETPRAK; encoded by the coding sequence ATGAACGAAGCAGACCGCCGGACGACGACTGCTCGCCTCGCGTTTCCGGCTGTGATGTTTATCGCAGTCATTGCCGTGATCAGCGCCGTCGCCGTATTGCGCCCCCGCCGTTCGGAAGCAGCCGCGCCGGTTGAAAAGGCCCGGATCGTTGCCAGCTTCCCGCATGACCGCGGGGCTTTCTGCCAAGGATTGCTGATCGAGGGAGACACCCTCTATGAGAGCACCGGACAGTACGGCCAATCATCGCTGCGCGAGGTCGAACTGAAATCGGGCAAAGTCAAACGGCTGAAGACACTCAACCAACGGTATTTCGGTGAAGGTCTGGCGTCGCACGGCGATCTCCTCTATCAGCTCACCTGGCAAGCCGGGATCGGCTTCGTCTATGACCGCAAGACTTTGCGCTATGTCAGACCCTTCCGTTACCGCGGCGAGGGCTGGGGGCTGACCTCCGACGGCAAGTCGCTGATCCTCAGCGACGGCTCCCCGACGCTCCGTTTCTACAACCCCAAGACGTTCCGCATATCGAGAAGCCTCACCGTGCGTGACGGAACCCGCGTCGTCGACGACTTGAACGAACTGGAGTTCGTCGAAGGCGAGATATTGGCGAACATCTGGCACAAAAACGGCATCGCCCGGATCAATCCGGAAAACGGTCGCGTGATCGGTTGGATCGACTGCTCGCACCTCGTTCCCAAAGACCTCCGCAGCGATGAGGAAGTGCTTAACGGCATCGCGTACGACGACGAGAGCGAACGACTCTTCGTCACGGGGAAAAATTGGCCTGTGCTTTACGAAATCGAAACGCCCCGCGCGAAATAA
- the hisI gene encoding phosphoribosyl-AMP cyclohydrolase, translating into MSTASAFADRGSKEQIETGSAFAPKFDEKGLIPAIATDFDSGEVLMQAWMNAEALAKTIEIGEAVYWSRSRQELWHKGATSGHTQIVKELRTDCDQDSIWLRVEQKGGAACHVGYRSCFYRRIPVGAQAAGDAELEVTESEKAYDPAAVYGKKSH; encoded by the coding sequence ATGAGCACAGCTTCCGCGTTTGCCGATCGAGGTTCCAAGGAACAAATCGAGACCGGCTCCGCCTTTGCGCCGAAATTTGACGAGAAGGGTTTGATTCCGGCGATCGCGACCGATTTCGATTCGGGCGAAGTGCTGATGCAGGCGTGGATGAACGCTGAGGCACTCGCGAAGACGATTGAAATCGGCGAGGCGGTCTATTGGAGCCGCAGTCGGCAGGAATTGTGGCACAAAGGGGCGACGAGCGGTCACACGCAGATCGTCAAGGAACTTCGCACCGACTGCGATCAGGACTCGATCTGGCTGCGGGTCGAACAAAAGGGCGGGGCGGCCTGTCATGTCGGTTACCGCTCCTGCTTTTACCGCCGAATCCCGGTCGGTGCTCAGGCGGCGGGCGACGCCGAACTCGAAGTGACGGAATCGGAAAAAGCTTACGACCCCGCAGCCGTCTACGGGAAGAAGTCGCACTGA
- a CDS encoding dihydroorotase has protein sequence MRTLIQHAHCVLPDGTREADILIEDHRIEAIDPGAVRADVTFDASGRYLIPGVIDDQVHFREPGLTHKEDLATGSRACAKGGITTYFEMPNTKPTTTTVERLREKLQLASTKSLVNYGFYIGATPDNVKELKKATRTPGIKIFIGSSTGNLLVDEQAALESIFAETTLPICAHCEDEATVRENSERLDGGTEYADHSRIRDHKAAVIATLRSLQLAVRHSHRFHVLHVSTAQEARLLSENYGLITAEACPHHLFFNVNDYERLGSRVQMNPSIKTADDNAEIWRALLDGRIPVIATDHAPHTLEEKDQPYPKSPSGLPAVENSLALMLNQVNEGRCTLEQVVGWMCDAPARVWDVVGKGRIQEGYDADLVLIDLEASRTIRDEEQVTKTKWSPWHGQTLKGWSTHTWVMGQLVFEDGTFHEEVRGSEAKFDHDRGGFWASTED, from the coding sequence ATGCGAACTCTGATCCAACATGCTCATTGCGTTCTCCCCGACGGGACCCGAGAAGCCGACATTCTCATCGAAGACCATCGGATCGAGGCGATCGATCCCGGCGCGGTTCGCGCCGATGTGACATTTGACGCCTCCGGCCGATACCTCATCCCGGGCGTGATCGACGATCAGGTCCATTTCCGGGAACCGGGACTGACCCACAAAGAAGATCTCGCGACCGGCAGCCGGGCGTGCGCGAAAGGGGGAATCACCACTTACTTCGAGATGCCGAACACCAAGCCGACGACCACGACGGTCGAGCGGCTACGCGAGAAACTGCAACTCGCCTCGACGAAATCGCTCGTCAATTACGGCTTCTACATCGGGGCGACACCGGACAATGTCAAAGAACTGAAAAAGGCCACGCGAACGCCCGGAATCAAAATCTTCATCGGTTCGAGCACCGGAAATTTGCTCGTTGACGAACAAGCCGCGCTGGAGTCGATCTTTGCCGAGACGACGTTGCCGATTTGTGCTCATTGCGAAGATGAAGCGACCGTCCGCGAAAATAGCGAGCGACTGGATGGGGGAACCGAATACGCCGACCATTCCAGAATTCGCGACCACAAAGCCGCGGTAATCGCGACATTGAGATCTCTCCAACTGGCAGTCCGCCACAGTCATCGCTTTCACGTCCTCCACGTCTCGACCGCACAGGAAGCCAGGCTGCTCTCCGAAAACTACGGCTTGATCACGGCTGAAGCATGCCCGCATCACCTGTTCTTCAATGTGAACGATTACGAACGGCTCGGGTCGCGGGTGCAGATGAATCCGTCGATCAAGACCGCCGACGACAACGCCGAAATCTGGCGGGCTTTGCTCGATGGGCGCATCCCGGTTATCGCCACGGATCATGCTCCCCACACGCTGGAGGAGAAAGATCAGCCCTACCCGAAATCGCCGTCAGGTCTGCCGGCGGTCGAGAACTCCCTCGCTCTAATGCTCAATCAGGTCAACGAGGGGCGTTGCACTCTTGAGCAAGTCGTGGGTTGGATGTGCGACGCCCCGGCCCGCGTGTGGGATGTCGTCGGCAAAGGTCGTATTCAGGAGGGCTACGATGCCGACCTCGTCTTGATCGACCTTGAAGCATCGCGAACAATTCGCGATGAAGAGCAAGTTACGAAAACGAAGTGGAGTCCGTGGCACGGGCAGACGTTGAAAGGTTGGTCAACTCACACCTGGGTGATGGGTCAACTCGTTTTCGAAGACGGCACGTTTCACGAAGAGGTTCGCGGGTCGGAAGCAAAATTTGACCACGATCGCGGCGGATTCTGGGCGTCGACTGAAGATTGA